Proteins from a genomic interval of Acidimicrobiia bacterium:
- a CDS encoding DUF501 domain-containing protein produces the protein MDSQNDDREVVAELLGREPQGRFEVVVRDEAGVPRVIRNAPLLNDGTPMPTRYWLVSPRDRVLVGRLESTGGVRQAEAVVDADTLVQAHQAYARERDSAIPPHHNGPKPYGGVGGTRQGVKCLHAHYAWYLAGGDDPVGRWVAEQLAAETEPGEQVAAPVAADHGSEETNV, from the coding sequence GTGGATAGCCAAAACGATGATCGCGAGGTGGTGGCCGAACTGCTCGGTCGAGAACCGCAAGGCCGATTCGAAGTAGTGGTGCGCGACGAAGCCGGGGTTCCCCGGGTGATTCGAAACGCGCCACTGCTCAACGATGGCACCCCGATGCCTACGCGTTATTGGCTGGTTAGTCCCAGAGATCGGGTCTTGGTAGGCCGCTTAGAATCAACCGGTGGTGTGCGCCAAGCCGAGGCGGTAGTCGACGCCGATACCTTGGTCCAGGCCCACCAGGCCTATGCCCGAGAACGAGACAGTGCCATTCCGCCACACCATAACGGACCGAAACCATACGGTGGGGTGGGTGGTACCCGCCAGGGCGTGAAGTGCCTACACGCCCATTACGCCTGGTATCTGGCTGGGGGAGACGACCCGGTAGGTCGGTGGGTCGCAGAACAATTAGCCGCTGAAACCGAGCCTGGTGAACAGGTAGCAGCGCCGGTCGCGGCGGACCATGGCAGTGAGGAGACCAATGTCTGA